One window from the genome of Leptospira broomii serovar Hurstbridge str. 5399 encodes:
- the purE gene encoding 5-(carboxyamino)imidazole ribonucleotide mutase yields the protein MQPKVAVIMGSQSDWETMKEAVTILQELGIASHKEIISAHRSPEIMVDFAKNAKSKGFEIIIAGAGGAAHLPGMVASLTTLPVLGVPVKSSNLKGLDSLLSIVQMPGGVPVGTLAIGSAGAKNAGLLAARILSLHDENLAKKLEAYRNKIREEALSKNDQLI from the coding sequence GTGCAACCGAAAGTAGCAGTGATTATGGGCAGCCAGTCCGATTGGGAAACAATGAAGGAAGCGGTTACAATTCTTCAAGAGTTGGGAATCGCTTCCCATAAGGAAATCATCTCGGCTCATCGCTCGCCGGAGATTATGGTGGACTTTGCCAAGAACGCAAAATCCAAAGGTTTCGAAATCATTATCGCCGGAGCCGGCGGGGCGGCGCATCTACCCGGAATGGTCGCATCCCTGACAACCCTGCCCGTCCTGGGAGTCCCCGTTAAATCTTCCAATTTAAAGGGACTCGATAGTCTTTTGTCCATCGTTCAAATGCCTGGAGGAGTTCCTGTTGGAACTCTTGCAATAGGTTCCGCCGGAGCCAAAAATGCGGGCTTATTGGCGGCAAGAATTCTCTCCCTCCATGACGAGAACCTTGCTAAAAAGTTGGAAGCATATCGGAATAAAATCCGCGAAGAAGCGTTGTCTAAAAACGATCAATTAATATGA
- a CDS encoding UDP-N-acetylmuramoyl-tripeptide--D-alanyl-D-alanine ligase: MRSDFRYDPETLRRILSSPSKFSFIKETEILSIATASGMCESDSLFVPLRGNRDGHDFIPDALSKGATYFLCEYEHPILEKLSESDKEKAIFVKDTLIGLGKLAAFHRSRFKPIVIAVTGSSGKTTTKEILGSCLSPLEESLVLTEKNYNNEIGVPFTLFQIGPKTRYVICEMGMNTRDEISRLSSMAKPQLSIITTIGTAHIEFFRSRKGIAKAKAEVMEGMPKSGIVFYPATGEYKRVLSKKARKSGVKLKFVPLTSRIKILETLREGFQLEISSTVLNWNLPGSKLLENLSLCVEALEEIGTPVDWIIEGIRNFKAKDKRLDLQEGKYRILNDTYNANRESMFSSLEACSQLSGSEGFYAILGDMKEVGSYSSKFHTEVGKFAASLSNCKGIFTFGSGSSFIFKGFQSKTKPPRIAFSFSGDEAGLQSLLESVKENVQQGSYILAKASRGMKLERVVEALNSNSKMD; the protein is encoded by the coding sequence ATGCGATCCGATTTCAGATACGATCCGGAAACTCTTAGACGAATTCTTTCATCCCCATCCAAGTTTTCCTTTATAAAGGAAACCGAGATTCTGTCAATCGCCACTGCCTCAGGAATGTGCGAGTCCGATTCTCTATTCGTACCGCTTCGAGGGAATCGGGACGGTCATGATTTCATTCCGGATGCTCTTTCCAAAGGAGCTACTTATTTTCTTTGCGAGTACGAACATCCGATCCTGGAAAAACTTTCGGAATCGGATAAAGAGAAGGCCATATTCGTAAAAGATACATTGATCGGTTTGGGAAAATTGGCGGCGTTTCATCGATCCAGGTTTAAGCCTATCGTAATCGCGGTAACAGGTTCCAGCGGTAAAACGACTACGAAAGAAATCCTGGGTTCCTGCCTTTCTCCATTGGAAGAATCTTTAGTCCTGACCGAAAAAAATTATAATAACGAAATCGGCGTGCCATTCACTTTATTTCAAATCGGGCCAAAGACTCGGTATGTGATATGCGAAATGGGAATGAACACGAGAGATGAGATATCCAGATTATCTTCGATGGCAAAACCGCAGTTGTCGATTATTACAACCATTGGTACCGCTCATATAGAATTTTTCAGATCCCGAAAAGGAATCGCCAAAGCCAAGGCGGAGGTGATGGAAGGAATGCCGAAAAGCGGAATCGTTTTTTATCCGGCTACAGGAGAATACAAAAGAGTTTTGTCTAAGAAAGCTCGGAAGTCCGGCGTTAAACTTAAATTTGTCCCGCTAACTTCTCGGATCAAAATCCTGGAGACCTTGCGAGAAGGCTTTCAATTGGAGATATCTAGTACGGTTTTGAACTGGAATCTTCCTGGTTCTAAATTACTGGAAAATCTATCTCTATGTGTCGAAGCATTGGAAGAAATCGGAACACCGGTAGATTGGATCATAGAAGGAATTCGTAATTTTAAAGCCAAAGATAAACGACTCGATCTTCAGGAAGGTAAGTATCGAATTCTAAACGACACTTATAATGCTAATCGGGAATCCATGTTCTCTTCTTTGGAAGCCTGCTCTCAACTTTCCGGATCGGAAGGGTTTTATGCGATTTTAGGAGACATGAAAGAGGTAGGTTCATATTCCTCTAAGTTTCATACGGAAGTCGGAAAATTCGCCGCATCGCTTTCGAACTGCAAAGGAATTTTTACGTTCGGCTCCGGATCTAGTTTCATATTCAAAGGGTTTCAAAGCAAAACGAAACCTCCTCGAATAGCATTCTCATTTTCCGGAGACGAAGCGGGACTCCAGTCTCTACTCGAATCGGTTAAAGAGAATGTCCAACAAGGATCTTATATATTGGCGAAGGCTTCCCGCGGAATGAAATTGGAGAGAGTTGTAGAAGCATTAAATTCGAATTCCAAGATGGACTAA
- a CDS encoding Gfo/Idh/MocA family oxidoreductase has translation MRKIKTLIIGLGRIASILEKDPLRQKPCTHSGVLLSVWGKKNFEIIGVLDPNREKQESFRKQWKFPGDRIFSDLDSFAKIRNIPDLAIIATPSESHYFDACSAIHFGCKNLVVEKPVCETFLQAKSLEKMAGKNGVRIWVNHERRYHPKYSWAKSVLESGKYGTIRTIRASVLTSAAAPGRAFHDRTGPLFHDGTHAIDLIYWLLGKPDRVRSSLRKRNGVSVEDKAVALLEYDSGPIVFLEAGGGRKYFQFEMDIMTDCARMILSNDGFSLFESKPSRKYKGFNSLTEVSFPEKSSIGPNPFENLYAEIRSVLANKSDHITGDIRENLGIMELLDRIKTKADVRMVSEPE, from the coding sequence ATGCGAAAGATAAAGACATTGATCATAGGGCTGGGCAGAATTGCCAGCATCTTGGAAAAAGATCCTCTGCGGCAAAAACCTTGCACTCATTCAGGTGTTCTTCTTTCGGTATGGGGCAAAAAGAATTTTGAAATCATCGGGGTCTTGGATCCTAATCGGGAAAAGCAGGAATCGTTTCGCAAGCAATGGAAATTTCCGGGAGATCGTATCTTTTCCGACTTGGATTCCTTCGCAAAGATTCGGAATATTCCGGACCTTGCCATAATCGCCACTCCTTCCGAATCGCATTATTTCGATGCTTGCTCGGCAATCCACTTCGGATGCAAAAACCTGGTCGTGGAGAAGCCCGTTTGCGAAACTTTCCTTCAAGCAAAATCTCTGGAAAAAATGGCAGGGAAAAACGGAGTTAGAATCTGGGTAAATCACGAGAGAAGGTATCATCCTAAATACTCGTGGGCAAAGTCCGTCTTGGAATCCGGTAAATACGGTACAATTCGTACCATTCGGGCTTCCGTTTTGACATCCGCTGCGGCACCTGGCCGGGCCTTTCATGACAGGACCGGGCCGTTGTTTCATGACGGAACTCATGCGATCGATTTGATTTATTGGTTATTGGGAAAGCCGGATAGGGTTCGTTCTAGTTTACGAAAACGAAACGGAGTTTCCGTTGAAGATAAGGCGGTTGCCCTTTTGGAATATGATTCCGGGCCTATCGTATTTTTAGAGGCCGGAGGAGGTCGTAAATATTTTCAGTTCGAGATGGATATTATGACGGATTGCGCTCGAATGATTCTCTCTAACGACGGTTTTAGTCTCTTCGAATCCAAACCTTCCCGTAAATACAAAGGATTTAATAGTTTGACGGAAGTCTCGTTTCCGGAAAAATCTTCCATCGGACCGAATCCCTTTGAAAATCTCTACGCGGAAATCCGATCCGTTCTTGCGAATAAGTCGGACCATATAACCGGAGATATCCGAGAGAATTTGGGAATTATGGAACTCCTAGATCGGATCAAGACGAAGGCGGATGTCCGGATGGTATCGGAACCTGAATAG
- a CDS encoding ABC1 kinase family protein, with the protein MSNSSSTKNGNNLPKYSASGRYYRGSWFLWKKIFSLLWYYKFARLFLPSYRNEEKETEFFQNLGRECREFFLRMGGVYVKLGQYLASLSHLFPESFTDPLQDLQDRVPPHPFSEIKERFRKEFGKDIAEIFPDISEIPLASASIAQVHSASFKGEKVAIKILYPGIEEIIVKDLKAIRTFLKRINRLLVTFDYKIVHKEIAKLVGRETDLRLEAESMERMERYFSEEPDYVFPKIHKEWSGKSVLTARYIDGVRITQVAALKKGQAKSRPIDLLIRAYILMVFEYRFYHADPHPGNMIYTPEEKLCFIDFGAVGEIPPSQALVLRKIFLCAMSKDYGGVVEGLDELGLLSRKADRDKVEEVVRYSLEKLSRFLTDTDSFRNIKFEQIHTPEDLKFLKEINSSLRELLRMVQLPVTLIPLERVLGLLVGITATLDPYRTVLDYGEKPFKGMVLQGENNWQKALVQEGGIWGQAVSLPGELLQTIKNLNRGKQAYRLPDLETHSRKMYSLGHQAISLAVILFGIHYGTERMDRGEELYATISFGTSIFFGILLALSVLKNKFSSKRNRQ; encoded by the coding sequence ATGTCTAATTCTTCCTCCACTAAGAACGGAAACAATCTTCCAAAATATTCGGCGAGCGGCAGATATTATAGAGGTAGCTGGTTTCTCTGGAAGAAGATTTTCAGCCTTCTTTGGTATTATAAATTTGCCAGGCTTTTTCTACCCTCTTATCGAAATGAGGAAAAAGAGACGGAGTTCTTTCAGAATCTAGGACGAGAATGCCGGGAATTCTTTTTAAGAATGGGCGGAGTTTACGTTAAACTCGGTCAGTATCTGGCTAGTCTTTCCCACCTCTTTCCGGAAAGTTTTACCGACCCGCTTCAAGACTTACAGGATAGAGTTCCTCCACATCCGTTTTCGGAAATTAAGGAAAGATTTAGAAAAGAATTCGGAAAAGATATCGCGGAGATTTTTCCCGATATTTCCGAGATCCCTCTCGCTTCGGCTTCCATCGCGCAAGTACACTCTGCAAGTTTTAAGGGAGAGAAAGTCGCCATTAAGATATTGTATCCGGGTATCGAAGAGATTATCGTTAAGGACCTAAAAGCGATCCGTACTTTCTTAAAGAGAATCAATCGCTTACTCGTCACCTTCGATTATAAAATCGTTCATAAGGAAATCGCAAAATTAGTAGGTCGTGAAACTGACTTACGGTTGGAAGCCGAATCGATGGAACGTATGGAGCGTTATTTCTCGGAAGAGCCGGACTACGTGTTTCCTAAGATTCATAAAGAATGGAGCGGCAAAAGTGTTCTTACTGCGCGGTACATAGACGGAGTAAGAATCACTCAAGTCGCCGCGTTGAAAAAGGGTCAGGCAAAATCTCGACCTATCGATTTATTGATTCGCGCTTATATTCTAATGGTATTCGAATACCGATTTTATCATGCGGATCCTCATCCGGGAAATATGATTTATACTCCCGAAGAAAAGCTCTGTTTCATCGATTTCGGAGCGGTGGGTGAAATCCCGCCGAGTCAGGCATTGGTGTTGCGCAAGATATTTTTATGCGCTATGTCGAAAGACTACGGAGGGGTCGTGGAAGGTCTGGACGAGCTGGGTCTACTTTCCCGTAAGGCCGATAGGGATAAAGTGGAGGAAGTCGTCCGATATTCCTTGGAAAAACTTTCTCGTTTCCTAACGGATACCGATTCCTTCCGCAATATTAAATTCGAACAAATTCATACGCCCGAAGATTTGAAATTTTTAAAGGAGATCAATTCCAGCTTAAGAGAATTGCTCCGAATGGTACAGTTGCCGGTTACTTTGATTCCATTGGAAAGAGTCTTGGGGTTATTGGTCGGAATTACGGCGACCTTGGATCCGTACAGAACCGTTCTGGACTACGGAGAAAAACCCTTTAAAGGCATGGTTTTACAAGGGGAAAATAACTGGCAAAAGGCCCTCGTGCAGGAAGGCGGAATTTGGGGACAGGCGGTCTCTCTTCCGGGCGAATTGTTACAAACGATAAAGAATCTGAATCGAGGGAAGCAGGCCTATCGATTGCCCGATCTGGAAACCCATAGTCGAAAAATGTATTCTCTGGGGCATCAGGCAATCTCTCTCGCAGTCATTTTATTCGGAATCCATTATGGAACGGAAAGAATGGATAGAGGAGAAGAGCTATACGCGACGATCAGCTTCGGTACTTCGATTTTCTTCGGAATCCTCCTTGCTCTCTCGGTCCTAAAAAATAAATTCAGCTCAAAAAGGAACCGTCAGTGA
- a CDS encoding lipoprotein signal peptidase: protein MKFFEKKFLEVYPPLFLISVVLGTVIDLVTKYIAILYLHPHSPVEVLGNFFRLTLTFNTGFVMGFFQGFPRTSLAMTAVAILVLIAYRWKNPDLGHPAGWALVMSGAFGNFIDKFFVKVIGVGAEFGFVENQFAGKFIGVVDFLDFDWPNWLIYDRWPAFNFADSCVSVGLVLLILTMKLEEDKK from the coding sequence GTGAAATTTTTCGAAAAGAAATTCTTAGAAGTATACCCGCCTCTTTTCCTTATATCGGTAGTTCTGGGAACTGTTATAGACCTGGTTACGAAATATATCGCCATTCTTTATCTTCATCCTCATAGTCCGGTCGAAGTACTCGGAAATTTTTTCCGGCTAACTTTGACCTTCAATACCGGCTTCGTAATGGGATTTTTCCAAGGCTTTCCTCGGACATCGCTTGCTATGACTGCCGTCGCTATCCTGGTTCTAATTGCATATCGTTGGAAGAATCCGGATCTCGGACACCCGGCAGGTTGGGCGCTAGTTATGTCAGGGGCCTTCGGAAATTTTATCGATAAATTCTTCGTAAAAGTGATCGGGGTCGGTGCCGAATTCGGTTTTGTCGAGAACCAATTTGCCGGAAAATTTATCGGAGTCGTGGACTTCCTAGACTTCGATTGGCCTAATTGGTTGATCTACGATCGATGGCCTGCCTTTAACTTTGCGGATTCCTGCGTTAGCGTCGGCTTGGTTCTGTTGATCCTGACAATGAAACTCGAGGAG